A DNA window from Brassica napus cultivar Da-Ae chromosome C1, Da-Ae, whole genome shotgun sequence contains the following coding sequences:
- the LOC106427586 gene encoding uncharacterized protein LOC106427586 — protein MDEVPLTEGDQTRHLKIGSKLTEGLRRRLIDFLRSNSDCFAWSHADMFGIDPMIIMHKLQVDPLHQPVRQKRRKFAPERDGIINDEVKSLLGVGFIREVLYPESLANIVVVKKKNGKWRVCIDFTDLNKSCPKDPFPLPHIDKLVDASARHQLMSFMDAFSGYNQILMHPEDQEKTSFMTSRGIYCYKVMPFGLKNAGSTYQRLVNMMFADQIRRTMEVYIDDRLVKSLESEDHISHLQKDFSTLSKYNMMLNPAKCSFGVSSGKFLGYIVNRGIEANPEQIRATHSILSPKDVKEVQKLTGRMAALSRFITRLSDKSHAFFGTLKNLKDIQWTEDHLEKLALALIVTDRKLRPYFQAHPIVVVTSFPVKLDLHKPEVSGRLAKWAVELGEYDVIFRPATAIKSQVQADVVAEFSPALLPVLVHEVRLQGEIKEEGEWILHVDGSSNVRGAGVGIVLTSPKGNIASRAVRCNFKATNYESVYEALIAGLNLVHQIGVENIQVFGDSQLIISPVHGEYQAKDDSMIQYLAVSQRLIKKFKSCKLTQIPREQNSQADALANLGSALETNSQMSIPLLVLQWPATMEEPPSEEVSAVEEGETWMTPLIRYLEADILPEDRSEAKKIKKLYRRSFSGPYLRCVTPQEAARILVEQHEGDCGSHSSGRSLVFRARRADY, from the exons ATGGATGAGGTTCCATTAACCGAAGGAGACCAGACCCGACATCTCAAGATCGGCTCCAAGCTAACCGAAGGATTGAGAAGAAGACTGATAGACTTCCTCAGGTCTAATTCCGACTGTTTCGCTTGGTCCCATGCAGATATGTTTGGGATCGATCCGATGATCATCATGCATAAGCTGCAGGTGGACCCCCTACATCAACCTGTCAGACAAAAGAGACGGAAGTTCGCCCCAGAAAGAGATGGGATCATCAACGACGAAGTCAAGAGCCTGCTCGGCGTGGGGTTCATTCGCGAAGTGCTGTACCCAGAGTCGTTAGCCAACATCGTAGTGGTCAAGAAAAAGAATGGGAAGTGGAGAGTCTGCATCGAtttcacggacctcaacaagtCATGTCCAAAGGATCCCTTCCCGCTACCTCATATTGATAAACTAGTGGACGCCAGTGCGAGGCACCAGCTGATGAGCTTCATGGACGCGTTCTCTGGCTACAATCAGATACTTATGCATCCGGAGGACCAAGAGAAAACCTCCTTCATGACGTCCAGAGGGATCTACTGCTACAAGGTCATGCCCTTCGGCCTAAAGAACGCAGGATCGACCTATCAGCGACTGGTCAACATGATGTTCGCAGACCAAATCAGAAGAACcatggaggtctacatcgaTGACAGGCTAGTCAAATCCCTGGAATCAGAAGATCACATATCTCACCTACAGAAAGACTTCTCCACCCTCAGCAAATATAACATGATGCTCAACCCGGCTAAATGCTCATTTGGGGTCAGTTCTGGCAAGTTCCTCGGGTACATCGTAAACCGGGGCATCGAGGCCAACCCGGAGCAAATCAGGGCCACTCATTCGATCCTTTCCCCGAAGGACGTCAAGGAGGTTCAAAAACTGACGGGAAGGATGGCAGCCTTGAGCAGATTTATCACCAGGCTCTCCGACAAATCTCACGCCTTTTTCGGAACTCTCAAGAATCTGAAGGATATCCAGTGGACGGAAGA CCACCTCGAAAAACTGGCCTTAGCCCTGATAGTCACTGACCGCAAGCTCCGACCCTACTTCCAGGCTCATCCAATCGTGGTTGTTACCTCCTTCCCTGTAAAGTTGGACCTCCACAAACCAGAAGTCTCCGGACGCCTAGCCAAATGGGCCGTGGAACTAGGGGAGTACGACGTAATATTTCGACCCGCCACGGCTATAAAGTCACAGGTCCAAGCAGACGTCGTGGCTGAATTCTCCCCTGCCTTGCTCCCAGTTCTGGTGCATGAGGTACGCCTCCAAGGCGAGATtaaggaagaaggagaatggATCCTACACGTTGATGGATCCAGCAACGTCAGAGGAGCTGGAGTAGGGATAGTGCTTACCTCGCCAAAAGGGAATATAGCCTCAAGGGCCGTGAGATGCAACTTCAAAGCAACCAACTACGAAAGCGTGTATGAGGCCCTAATCGCTGGCCTAAACCTTGTTCACCAAATAGGGGTAGAGAACATCCAGGTCTTCGGTGACTCCCAGCTAATAATTAGCCCGGTACATGGGGAATATCAAGCAAAAGACGACAGCATGATCCAGTATCTGGCGGTCTCTCAACGACTAATCAAGAAGTTCAAGAGCTGCAAACTCACGCAAATCCCCCGGGAACAGAACTCACAAGCCGATGCCCTGGCTAATCTAGGGTCCGCCCTCGAAACGAATAGCCAGATGAGTATCCCCTTGCTCGTGCTTCAATGGCCAGCTACCATGGAGGAACCCCCATCAGAGGAGGTCTCCGCTGTCGAAGAAGGAGAAACCTGGATGACCCCCCTGATCCGGTACCTGGAGGCCGACATCCTCCCGGAAGACCGTAGCGAGGCCAAAAAGATCAAGAAGCTGTACCGGAGGTCTTTCTCTGGCCCGTACCTAAGGTGTGTCACACCCCAAGAAGCCGCTAGAATCCTTGTAGAACAACATGAAGGAGATTGTGGATCCCACTCTAGCGGCAGAAGCTTGGTGTTCAGAGCCAGAAGGGCTGATTACTAA